A single genomic interval of bacterium harbors:
- a CDS encoding glycosyltransferase, with protein sequence MKKQSISLCMIVKDEEKNLPRCLDSFKDLVDEIIVVDTGSTDRTVEIAKSYGAKVYYFKWCDDFSAARNESLKYATKEWILIIDADEYIDSGNKEKIKQVLQNPVCSAYSINTKNFLAPYSPIFAVNTLIRLYKKIPGICYNGKIHNQIESSIKKLGVKIGITDIFIYHTGYLAKDKNDGERINMLKECYKETPTDPLVNFYLGEKYESMSNYDTAIEHFKKAVVSQISAIFLPGMLHIIDIYNKKELPDEALKWFRKTLRVYPDDFMLHIMASQSYNLKKEYLESIKELKNGMKKLNKRNTESLFNMEVSPSVIYGMIGANYECLGIIEKAIFYYKKAIEITPDYLTPYLKLVKLYEEENEIDNAIEYLQRAIKIEPGYGLSGHLEKLFLIKKEFD encoded by the coding sequence ATGAAAAAACAAAGCATATCCCTATGTATGATTGTAAAAGATGAGGAAAAGAATTTACCAAGATGTCTGGATAGTTTTAAGGACTTAGTAGATGAGATAATAGTAGTAGATACCGGTTCAACCGATAGAACGGTAGAAATAGCCAAGTCATATGGAGCAAAAGTATATTATTTTAAGTGGTGCGATGATTTTTCGGCAGCGAGGAATGAGTCATTAAAATATGCAACAAAAGAATGGATACTGATTATAGATGCGGATGAATATATAGATTCTGGGAATAAAGAAAAAATCAAACAAGTTCTTCAAAATCCGGTGTGCAGTGCGTACAGTATTAACACTAAAAATTTTCTTGCCCCTTACAGTCCTATATTTGCAGTGAATACTTTAATAAGACTTTATAAAAAAATTCCCGGCATTTGTTATAATGGAAAAATACATAATCAGATAGAGTCTTCCATTAAAAAGTTAGGGGTGAAAATAGGAATTACAGACATCTTCATATACCATACAGGATATTTAGCTAAGGACAAAAATGACGGAGAAAGAATTAATATGCTAAAAGAATGTTATAAAGAAACACCAACGGACCCTCTTGTTAATTTCTATCTTGGTGAAAAATATGAATCTATGAGTAACTATGATACAGCTATTGAGCATTTTAAGAAAGCAGTTGTTTCACAAATATCAGCCATTTTTTTACCGGGGATGCTTCATATAATTGATATTTATAATAAAAAAGAATTACCGGACGAGGCATTAAAATGGTTTAGAAAGACATTAAGGGTATATCCGGATGACTTTATGTTACATATTATGGCGTCACAATCGTATAATTTGAAAAAAGAATATTTAGAAAGTATCAAAGAATTGAAAAATGGGATGAAAAAATTAAATAAACGGAATACCGAGTCATTATTTAATATGGAAGTATCCCCGTCCGTAATATATGGAATGATAGGTGCAAATTATGAGTGTCTTGGGATTATTGAAAAAGCTATTTTTTATTATAAAAAAGCGATTGAAATTACTCCAGATTACCTTACTCCATATCTTAAATTAGTAAAATTATACGAAGAAGAAAACGAAATTGACAACGCGATAGAATATTTACAAAGAGCTATAAAAATTGAACCAGGGTATGGGTTGTCGGGGCATCTTGAAAAATTATTTTTGATTAAAAAAGAATTCGATTAA
- a CDS encoding tetratricopeptide repeat protein yields MDTKKSKSSKKQMPNTNFEKPDKIIEQAIKLLKTGKVDEAEKKFKEISKEYPDIVQPYIGLGNIYSIKKDSKKAIEFYQKALDIEPSTEVYSNIGALYFIRGDKKKAENFFHSAIAMDDNNICAKKNLADVYFELGKYEQAIPLYEAGLLKQPEVGSLIALANCYFKMGKYESAKIGYEKVLKVEPDNKTAKENLKIVNKELEK; encoded by the coding sequence ATGGATACAAAAAAAAGTAAATCTTCAAAGAAACAAATGCCTAACACAAATTTTGAAAAACCGGACAAAATAATTGAACAAGCTATAAAACTCTTAAAAACCGGAAAAGTTGACGAGGCAGAAAAAAAATTCAAGGAGATAAGTAAGGAATATCCTGACATTGTCCAACCGTATATAGGCCTTGGTAATATATATTCAATAAAAAAGGATTCTAAAAAAGCAATTGAATTTTATCAAAAGGCACTTGATATTGAGCCTTCAACAGAGGTGTATAGCAATATCGGAGCTTTATATTTTATCCGAGGAGATAAGAAAAAAGCTGAGAATTTTTTCCACTCTGCAATTGCTATGGATGATAATAATATATGTGCAAAGAAAAACCTTGCAGATGTGTATTTTGAACTCGGTAAATATGAACAGGCAATTCCTCTTTATGAGGCGGGATTATTAAAACAACCCGAAGTTGGGTCATTAATAGCGCTTGCTAATTGTTATTTTAAGATGGGTAAATACGAATCAGCTAAAATAGGGTATGAGAAAGTTTTAAAAGTTGAACCGGATAATAAAACAGCTAAAGAAAATCTTAAAATAGTTAATAAAGAATTGGAAAAGTAA
- a CDS encoding glycosyltransferase: MKPDKNRPVIITIPTWNRADLLKNCIESIFKNTKTPYYRICVFDQASTDGTKEYLESLENKVDVINSPENVGFVLSMNQVMRTYAKNDILLLNNDTLVHNGWLEGLIECAYSSEDIGIVAPKFIYPTGVINEAGGGNIFRYGATRNIGRGDNPDKPKYNHQREIDYSSGACMYIKRSTLDRTGEFDELFCPCYFEDVDLCFRSREAGLRVMYQPKSLVTHIEGGTAGTDVKSGMKKHQEVNREKFINKWEKVLSNYKSAFYKVPSEKEQILIIAEYPPWYDASSGGLRLYQKINILKKYYDVVFIVEDLLGYEKYVDKLEELDVAVFHCDLKRHISGIYDPLFPEGIEALLTFNKFKLVSLEFYNIADRWIDFIRKFSPQSVTVLDSHDVHFMRELREAEILGIPSLFRKVTYNKIKELATYEKMDVVTTVCETDREALLKESPNLDIRILPNTHKITEDFIGRENRGDILFVGGFLHTPNVDAVLYFCKEIFPLIKKKLPDIKFFIVGNAPPPEVRAFESEDIIVTGYVPDTNVYLDSCCISVAPLTYGAGMKGKVTEALANGIPVVTTSIGAEGIGIENGKHGLIADTPESFANEVIKVYNDKELWERLSRNGKALIKDNYSVEMVEKRLIHLGNTLPEPKEKYPERFKVSYDSSLLSHLLNELTIIFIVTEDTEISKTSIENLVINTDEKLSDILIATKSDKIARELERNFKFYIKYENEQELENITNYIIQNSSGKYIAILDSGVVVSLRWDKHLMSHLNRKKDAGIVIPSSLPFKYNFIYEFENDVWENYKKYRNEKTVVQNINVPCMIIKKEIIPKECKNLQEIILGIINKGYKIIEAKDTAVWHIKPDLMDKIKVKFTYPEEKLLSVVIPSYNNKEILLKCIDSFANQDGINADDLEIIVVDDGSTDGTIDAIKGLKAPCEFKQYVQSHKGQSAATNKGIQEAKGKFILLSCQDVIAKKDLIKQHLNTHQQGDENTVVLGYIQRPSEIEKSHFINYIENRDIQFAYESIESPDNVEFRYFYAPNISLRRSAFEEAGLFDESLKYGWQDSELGLRLTLNKYRIVYNADAIVYHYHKQELKSYIQRQVKVGESFGILSYKCPHTDMWSLEEAKRRCLCDFYNREELVKYTENLVSKLEQLSEKELESYKFSRDPLLETCYALILNYYYAKGIDGVISWYEGKDWIKKFIEEKEMKVEKINKENDALKYLIESAVSAGEVGFKKAIENVIFASKLIPNSPLPYYFLGEYYLKLEKYQEAENSFKNGIERIGTLYPEVIILPQEEEAYYYFQLAMVFMQQKNFNKPIKILEKLISEGRLTEAFKKVIAYKILSTCYRVIGEKDKSIRFAQESERLNREVKIIKENKTLKNDN; this comes from the coding sequence ATGAAACCAGATAAAAACAGACCGGTTATAATCACTATTCCAACCTGGAATAGGGCTGATTTATTAAAGAATTGCATTGAAAGTATTTTTAAGAATACCAAAACTCCTTATTATAGAATATGCGTATTTGACCAGGCGAGTACGGATGGGACTAAAGAATATTTGGAAAGTTTAGAAAATAAAGTTGATGTTATCAATAGCCCTGAGAATGTAGGTTTTGTATTATCTATGAATCAGGTTATGAGGACTTATGCAAAGAATGACATATTGTTATTAAATAATGATACATTAGTTCATAACGGATGGCTTGAAGGATTAATTGAATGCGCTTATAGTTCCGAAGATATTGGTATCGTCGCCCCAAAGTTTATTTATCCTACCGGTGTTATAAATGAAGCAGGGGGAGGAAATATTTTTAGATATGGGGCAACACGAAATATCGGCAGGGGAGATAATCCCGATAAGCCAAAATATAATCATCAGAGAGAGATTGATTATTCTTCAGGCGCTTGTATGTATATTAAACGAAGTACTTTAGATAGAACCGGTGAGTTTGATGAATTGTTTTGTCCCTGCTATTTTGAAGATGTTGATTTGTGTTTTAGAAGTAGAGAAGCGGGACTTAGGGTAATGTATCAACCTAAAAGCCTGGTTACTCATATAGAAGGGGGAACAGCAGGAACGGACGTGAAATCCGGGATGAAAAAACACCAGGAAGTTAACAGGGAAAAGTTTATTAATAAATGGGAAAAAGTTTTAAGTAATTATAAGAGCGCTTTTTATAAAGTTCCGTCAGAAAAAGAACAAATATTAATAATTGCCGAATATCCTCCCTGGTATGACGCTTCATCTGGTGGATTGAGACTGTATCAAAAAATAAATATATTAAAGAAATATTATGATGTTGTGTTTATAGTGGAAGATTTACTCGGGTATGAAAAATATGTAGATAAATTGGAAGAATTGGATGTAGCAGTTTTTCATTGTGATTTAAAGCGGCATATTAGTGGAATTTATGATCCTCTTTTTCCCGAAGGAATTGAAGCATTGCTTACCTTTAATAAATTTAAGTTGGTTTCTCTGGAATTTTATAATATTGCAGACAGGTGGATAGATTTTATAAGGAAATTTTCTCCACAAAGTGTTACGGTGCTGGATAGTCACGATGTGCATTTTATGAGAGAACTCCGAGAAGCAGAAATTTTAGGAATTCCATCTCTTTTTAGAAAAGTTACATATAATAAAATTAAAGAGTTGGCAACTTATGAAAAAATGGATGTAGTCACAACCGTTTGCGAAACGGATAGAGAAGCGCTTTTAAAGGAATCTCCCAATTTGGATATAAGAATTTTGCCCAATACGCATAAAATCACGGAAGACTTTATTGGCAGGGAAAACAGGGGAGATATTTTGTTTGTAGGAGGTTTTTTACATACTCCTAATGTAGACGCGGTGTTATATTTTTGTAAAGAGATATTTCCTTTAATTAAGAAAAAATTACCGGATATAAAGTTTTTTATAGTTGGCAATGCTCCTCCTCCGGAAGTTAGAGCTTTTGAGTCTGAAGACATTATCGTAACGGGGTATGTACCCGACACTAATGTATATCTTGACTCCTGTTGCATTTCGGTTGCGCCTTTGACTTATGGGGCGGGGATGAAAGGAAAAGTGACCGAAGCGCTTGCAAATGGCATTCCGGTGGTTACCACATCAATTGGAGCGGAAGGAATTGGAATAGAAAATGGCAAACACGGATTAATTGCAGATACGCCTGAGAGTTTTGCTAATGAGGTAATTAAAGTATATAATGATAAAGAATTGTGGGAAAGACTATCTCGAAATGGGAAAGCTCTTATTAAAGATAATTATAGCGTCGAAATGGTAGAAAAAAGGTTAATTCACCTTGGGAATACATTACCCGAGCCGAAAGAAAAATACCCGGAAAGGTTTAAAGTTTCTTATGATTCTTCTTTGTTGTCTCATTTGTTAAATGAACTTACTATAATTTTTATTGTAACGGAGGATACGGAAATATCGAAAACTTCTATAGAAAATTTGGTAATTAATACGGATGAGAAATTATCAGACATACTAATTGCGACAAAAAGTGATAAAATTGCCAGAGAATTGGAGCGAAATTTTAAGTTTTATATTAAATATGAAAACGAGCAAGAACTTGAAAACATTACAAATTACATAATTCAAAATTCTTCGGGTAAGTATATTGCTATACTGGATAGTGGGGTTGTTGTCTCATTGCGATGGGATAAACATTTAATGAGTCACCTAAATAGGAAGAAAGACGCTGGAATAGTTATTCCTAGTAGTTTGCCCTTTAAGTATAATTTTATATATGAATTTGAAAATGATGTATGGGAAAATTATAAGAAATACAGAAATGAAAAAACTGTAGTTCAGAACATAAATGTTCCTTGTATGATTATTAAAAAGGAAATTATACCAAAGGAATGTAAGAATTTGCAAGAAATTATATTGGGCATAATAAACAAAGGATATAAGATTATAGAAGCTAAAGATACTGCCGTATGGCATATAAAACCCGATTTAATGGATAAAATTAAAGTTAAGTTTACGTATCCCGAGGAAAAACTATTATCGGTAGTTATTCCTTCTTATAATAACAAAGAAATTTTACTTAAATGTATTGATTCGTTTGCCAACCAGGATGGTATTAATGCCGATGATTTGGAAATTATCGTAGTTGACGATGGTTCTACGGATGGGACTATTGATGCCATTAAAGGATTAAAAGCCCCATGTGAATTTAAGCAGTATGTACAATCCCATAAAGGTCAATCTGCTGCTACAAATAAGGGGATACAGGAAGCTAAGGGAAAATTCATTTTGCTTTCGTGTCAGGATGTAATTGCAAAAAAAGATTTAATAAAGCAGCATTTAAATACTCATCAACAAGGGGATGAGAATACAGTGGTATTAGGGTATATTCAAAGGCCTTCTGAAATAGAAAAATCGCATTTTATAAACTATATAGAAAACAGGGATATCCAGTTTGCTTATGAGAGTATTGAATCTCCTGACAACGTTGAATTTAGATATTTTTATGCCCCGAATATATCATTAAGAAGAAGCGCTTTTGAAGAAGCGGGTCTGTTTGATGAGAGCCTAAAATATGGATGGCAGGATTCGGAATTAGGTTTAAGATTAACCCTAAATAAATACAGAATAGTTTATAATGCCGATGCTATCGTTTATCATTATCATAAACAGGAGTTGAAAAGTTATATTCAAAGACAGGTAAAAGTAGGGGAGAGTTTTGGCATTTTGTCTTATAAATGTCCGCATACCGATATGTGGAGTCTGGAAGAAGCGAAAAGAAGATGTTTATGTGATTTTTATAACAGGGAAGAATTAGTAAAATATACCGAAAATCTTGTATCCAAACTGGAGCAGTTATCAGAAAAAGAATTAGAAAGTTACAAGTTCAGCAGGGATCCGCTTTTAGAGACTTGCTACGCCCTTATTTTAAATTATTATTATGCAAAAGGGATTGATGGGGTTATTAGCTGGTATGAAGGAAAAGATTGGATAAAAAAGTTTATTGAAGAAAAAGAAATGAAAGTGGAAAAAATAAACAAAGAAAATGATGCATTGAAATATCTTATAGAAAGCGCTGTTAGTGCAGGAGAAGTAGGGTTCAAAAAGGCTATTGAAAATGTAATTTTTGCGAGCAAGCTTATTCCAAATTCTCCATTGCCGTACTATTTTCTTGGAGAATATTATTTAAAACTTGAAAAGTATCAAGAGGCAGAAAACTCTTTTAAAAATGGGATTGAAAGAATAGGCACACTTTATCCGGAAGTAATTATTCTACCTCAAGAAGAAGAGGCGTATTATTATTTCCAACTTGCTATGGTTTTTATGCAGCAAAAGAACTTTAATAAGCCGATTAAGATACTTGAAAAGTTAATATCGGAAGGAAGGCTTACAGAGGCATTTAAAAAGGTGATTGCATATAAAATTTTAAGCACTTGCTATAGAGTAATAGGGGAAAAAGATAAATCTATTAGATTTGCACAGGAATCGGAAAGATTGAATAGAGAAGTAAAGATTATTAAAGAAAATAAAACTTTAAAAAATGATAACTAA
- a CDS encoding GxxExxY protein has translation MTQKSEEFLYKELTEKIIGAAFEVYKNLGYGFLEKVYKNALLVELRLRGIEAKSEFSISVHYKGEPVGDFACDIYVEEKVLVELKVDKEYNSKNESQLSNYLKTTNVKVGLLLNFGEKKCEVKRMVY, from the coding sequence ATGACGCAGAAATCAGAGGAATTTTTATACAAAGAGTTAACAGAGAAGATAATTGGGGCTGCTTTTGAGGTTTACAAAAACTTGGGATATGGCTTTTTAGAAAAGGTATATAAAAATGCATTACTTGTGGAACTTAGATTAAGAGGCATAGAAGCCAAAAGTGAATTCTCTATAAGTGTTCATTATAAAGGAGAACCTGTTGGAGATTTTGCTTGTGACATTTATGTCGAGGAAAAAGTATTGGTAGAACTCAAAGTAGACAAAGAGTACAATTCCAAAAATGAATCTCAACTATCAAATTACCTTAAGACTACAAACGTAAAAGTAGGACTTCTTTTAAATTTTGGAGAGAAAAAGTGTGAAGTAAAAAGGATGGTGTATTGA